The Pirellulales bacterium genome has a segment encoding these proteins:
- the rnk gene encoding nucleoside diphosphate kinase regulator, with translation MAKRKLYITEFDKSRLEELIAVAEEFGGQDRKDLESLAAELAKAKVVSPQDVPADVVTMNSKVVLRDLETSEIMTYALVFPKDADIDADAISVLAPVGTAILGYTKGDVVEWPVPSGVRRIRIEDVPYQPEAAGDHHL, from the coding sequence GTGGCAAAACGAAAACTGTACATTACTGAGTTTGACAAATCGCGACTCGAAGAACTCATCGCAGTGGCCGAGGAATTCGGTGGGCAAGACAGGAAGGATTTGGAGTCGTTGGCCGCCGAGTTGGCAAAGGCGAAAGTCGTTTCGCCGCAAGACGTACCTGCCGACGTCGTAACCATGAACTCAAAAGTTGTGCTGCGCGATTTGGAGACTTCTGAAATAATGACCTATGCCCTGGTCTTTCCAAAAGACGCGGACATCGATGCGGATGCTATCTCCGTTCTCGCCCCTGTGGGCACGGCGATCTTGGGATATACCAAAGGGGATGTGGTGGAATGGCCTGTTCCATCTGGTGTGCGCCGTATACGAATCGAAGACGTTCCTTACCAACCCGAAGCGGCTGGAGATCATCATCTATAG
- a CDS encoding site-specific DNA-methyltransferase, translating to MKLPLDCVLNRDCVAGLAELPTGLVQLAFADPPFNIGYEYDVYEDRKQADDYLGWCRQWIAELHRVLTDDGAFWLAIGDEFAAELKLIAQREVGFTIRSWVVWYYTFGVNCKKKFSRSHAHLFHFVKNATQFTFHDQEIRVPSARQLVYGDGRANPAGRLPDDTWIVPPRAVEMMDGERTFTLRPQDLPQGFRPDEDTWYFPRVAGTFKQRAGWHGCQMPEQLLGRIVRSCSNAGDTILDPFGGSGTTLAVAKKLHRHFLGFELSAEYAVNLEKRLASIKAGDALEGAPEPLVSSPSTAGGISLAERQQNRTRYRRKRQSVSTGQKPLL from the coding sequence ATGAAGTTGCCCCTCGATTGCGTACTGAACCGAGATTGCGTTGCCGGGCTTGCCGAACTCCCCACTGGATTGGTGCAATTGGCGTTTGCCGATCCGCCGTTCAATATCGGCTATGAATACGACGTTTATGAAGATCGGAAGCAGGCGGACGATTACCTGGGCTGGTGCCGTCAGTGGATTGCCGAATTACATCGCGTGCTCACCGACGATGGCGCGTTTTGGCTAGCGATCGGTGATGAATTTGCCGCGGAACTCAAACTAATCGCCCAGCGCGAAGTCGGGTTCACTATCCGCAGTTGGGTGGTGTGGTATTACACTTTCGGCGTTAATTGCAAGAAGAAGTTCAGCCGGTCGCATGCACATCTATTTCACTTCGTGAAGAACGCGACGCAATTCACCTTTCACGACCAGGAAATCCGTGTGCCGTCGGCCCGGCAACTCGTGTATGGCGATGGTCGGGCGAATCCCGCCGGACGATTGCCGGACGACACGTGGATTGTACCGCCGCGAGCAGTTGAAATGATGGACGGCGAGCGAACCTTCACGCTTCGCCCGCAGGATTTGCCGCAAGGATTTCGTCCCGACGAAGACACTTGGTATTTCCCGCGCGTCGCCGGTACGTTCAAGCAGCGTGCAGGCTGGCATGGCTGCCAGATGCCCGAACAACTCCTCGGCCGCATCGTTCGCTCGTGCAGTAACGCTGGCGACACGATTCTCGATCCATTTGGCGGTAGCGGCACGACGCTGGCGGTGGCGAAAAAACTCCATCGCCACTTTCTCGGCTTCGAGTTGTCGGCGGAATATGCGGTCAACCTTGAAAAGCGACTGGCGAGTATCAAGGCAGGAGATGCCCTTGAAGGAGCACCTGAGCCGCTTGTTTCCTCGCCCAGCACCGCAGGCGGCATCAGCCTTGCCGAACGTCAGCAAAATCGCACTCGCTATCGCCGGAAGCGGCAATCGGTCTCTACCGGGCAGAAGCCGCTGTTGTGA